In the genome of Methylotenera mobilis JLW8, the window TCAAGGTAAAACGCTCCTGGCTGCTGGCACACGAGCAAGATGTGCTGCCAGCCAGTGTAAGCGCAGACTTTGAGACTTTGCTAACACGCCGCCTTGCAGGTGAACCTGTTGCTTACATATTAGGTTACCGCGAGTTTTACGGGCTCAACCTCAAGGTTAGCCCAGACACCCTAATTCCAAGGCCAGATACAGAAACATTGGTAGAGGCCGCCTTAGCAAAAATCCCCACTGATACAGACTACACAATCCTGGACTTAGGCACCGGCACGGGCGCAGTGGCACTAGCAATCGCCCAACACCGTCCACACACACAAGTGACGGCAGTTGACGCATCTCAAGGCGCACTGCATATAGCTGAACACAACGCACAGCAACTAGGTTTAACGCAGGTACGCTTCAGCTTAAGCCACTGGTTTTCGGCGGTAGAAAGTGAAAGATTTAACCTCATTATCAGTAATCCGCCCTATATTGAGCAGCACGACCCGCACCTAGGCCAAGGGGATTTAAGGTTTGAGCCTATCTCGGCGCTAGCTTCTGGTGTGGATGGCTTGGATGATATACGTGAAATCATCGCGCACAGCTTAATCCACCTGCAACCACAAGGCTGGCTGATGCTGGAGCACGGCTACAATCAAGCGCATTTGGTGGCAGACCTTATGGCAGAAAGCGGCTTAGTTGATATCGAGACCATCAAAGACCTAGGAGCGAATGACCGCGTCACTATAGGCAAAAACCCACTAATAGTGAGCACTCACTGGGACTGAAATCATCACAGTTAGCGCATGACAGCAATGCCAATCAACAGCTAACAAAAAAATTACACTAGCAACGCACCCCTCGTGCACACACCCGCGCCTGAACAAATACGCTAAGAAAATGTCTGAAACAGTAAGCACCTTTCATCATCAATGCATATTAAACCCATGACTGATCGACTTATCTTATTAGCCTACACCAGCGTTGCAACACACCCGATGACGCACGATGAATTGCTATCACTGCTGGATTCAGCACGAAATTGCAATCAGCGCCACGGCATCACCGGCATGCTGCTGTATATGGATGATTGCTTTTTTCAGGTGCTAGAAGGCGAAGAGCTCACTGTAGATGCCCTATACGAAAAAATCTGCCTGGACAAACGCAACCACCATGTAGTGAAGCTGATTAGAGAGCCCATCACGCAGCGTAGTTTTACTGAATGGACCATGAGCTATGAACATGTCACACGTGAGGAAATGGCATCATTCACCGGCTTGACCGATTACCTTGACCAAGACCACCCTGGATTTAACGGCATGGCAGCAGGGCGGGCGCGCCAACTGATAGAGGCTTTTAAGAACGGGGCATGGCATCGCCATGACCTGACACAACAAAAATTTATACACATCGGGATATAGCGCGTTAGCAGCATAAACTTTTGCAGTGCGGCATAGTATAATCAAACTATGTCTGAAAATAACTCTATCGGCATTGTTGCCCCACAAACCGCACACTTTAGCGAGCCGCTCACTCTTAAAAGCGGCGCAGTGCTAGCGCAATTCAATCTTGTCTACGAAACCTACGGCACCTTAAATGCCGATAAGTCCAACGCGGTGCTAATTTGCCACGCGTTATCAGGCACACACCATGTGGCAGGCAAGTATTCAGAACAAGACAAATACCCAGGCTGGTGGGACAACTTAGTGGGTCCCGGCAAGCCGCTGGATACCAATAAATTTTTTGTGATTGGCGTCAACAACCTAGGCGGCTGTCACGGCAGTTCTGGCCCGGTTAGCATCAACCCTGCCACAGACAAACCATGGGGCTCTGCTTTCCCCATCGTAACAGTTGAAGACTGGGTAAACTCGCAAGCACGCCTGTTAGACCAACTTGGGATTACGCAACTAGCTGCAGTCATCGGCGGCAGCCTTGGCGGCATGCAGGCACTGCAATGGACTATCGCCTATCCGGATCGTGTACGTCACGCCTTGGTCATTGCCTCAGCACCTAATCTTACCGCGCAAAACATCGCGTTTAACGAAGTGGCACGTCAAGCTATTATCACAGACCCTGAGTTTCACGGTGGTGACTACTACGAGCACGGCGTGGTACCACGCCGTGGCCTACGCATCGCGCGCATGCTGGGCCACATCACCTATTTAAGCGATGACGCAATGGGTGAAAAGTTCGGTCGCAAACTGAAAGACGACATCAAATACGGCTTTAACGTTGAGTTTGAAATGGAATCTTACCTACGCTACCAAGGCGATAAGTTTGCCGGTGAATTTGATGCGAACACTTACTTGCGCATGACACGAGCCTTAGATTACTACGATCCTGCGCTGGCCTATGGCGGCGATCTAAGCAAAGCACTCAGCCAAACTCAAGCTAAATTTCTAGTGCTGTCATTCACCAGCGACTGGCGCTTCTCACCTGCGCGCTCACGCGAAATCGTAAAAGCGCTGCTTGATAACGAAAGCACAGTCAGCTATGCAGAAGTTACGGCAGCTCATGGTCATGATGCATTCTTAATGCCAGATAAACATTACCACGCTATCTTACGTACCTATTTAAGCAACATTGAAGTTGGTGGTAACCATGCAAAATAATGTAAATATTACAAAAAATGTCACCGAGTACCGCCAAGATTTTGCAATTATTGCAAACTGGGTGAAGTTTGGGACAAAAGTGCTGGATTTAGGTTGCGGCGATGGTGAGTTATTACAATTTTTACGCAGCTCATTAGAAATTAAAGGCTATGGCGTAGAAAAAGACGATACCAACCTCATCGCCTGCGTTAAAAACGGTATCAACGTGATTCAAATGGACCTGGAAGACGGTTTATCAGGCTTTGAAGACCAGTCATTCAACACCGTGATACTGTCACAAACCCTGCAAGCCATGCACAATACAGAAGAAATTGTGCTGGAAATGCTGCGCGTGGGTAAAGAAATCATCGTCACTTTCCCCAACTTCGGCTATTGGCGCAACCGCATGCAAATCACAGCAGGGCGCATGCCAGTTTCAAAAGCACTACCGTACCAATGGTATGACACACCTAACGTGCACTTATGCACGATTAACGACTTTGATTACTTCTGCCAGCAGCACGGCATTGAGATACTTGAACGCCGCGTCATTACCGACGGCAAAGAAGTGAACTTCATGCCCAACCTACTGGGTAGCCTCGCCATGTACCGTCTAAAATCCAAGTAGTTTAAGCCCAAATAATCTAGAACTCAGGTCATTGAAACCCTAGTAATGTCATTGCAAAACGCTGCCCAGCCTACCATCCGCCAATCACTGATGAGCAAAAAGATGCTCATCTGCGTATTTACCGGCTTTAGCTCTGGGCTGCCACTATTTATTTTAATCAGCCTACTGCCGGCATGGCTACGCTCTGAAGGGGTAGACCTAAAATCGATAGGCCTATTTGCGTTAATCAGCCTACCATTTACCTGGAAGTTTTTGTGGGCGCCGCTATTTGACCGCTTCACGCCACCGCTAGGGCGCCGCCGCGGCTGGCTGGTGGTATGGCAAGTGTTATTGCTGCTGTCTATTCCAGCATTTGGTGCGTTTAGCCCCAAGTTTGATATATGGAGCATTGCCTATCTAGCCACAGTCGTGGCTTTCTTTAGCGCATGTCAGGATATCGTGCTGGACGCCTACCGCCGCGAGCTCTTGATTGATGCAGAGCTAGGCTTAGGCAATGCGGTTCATGTCAACGCCTATAAGATTGCAGGTCTGGTTCCGGGCTCGCTGTCACTGATACTGGCAGACCATATGCCGTGGAGCAGCGTATTTACTATTACCGCACTATTTATGCTGCCAGGCCTAGTGATGACGCTACTGGTGTCAGAACCAGCATTAAAATATGGCGCACCAAAAACTTTGCGCGCGGCGATTGTTGAGCCGTTTAAAGAGTTTATCCAACGCAACGGCTTAAAATCAGCACTGTTCATTTTGGCTTTCATCTTCCTTTATAAACTTGGCGATAGCATGACCACCGCGCTCGCTACGCCGTTTTATTTAGACATGGGCTACAGCAAAACCGAAATTGGTTTAATCGCTAAAAATGCAGGGCTATGGCCAAGCGTGCTAGGTGGCCTGATTGGCGGGCTGTGGATGATCAGGCTGGGTATCAATAAATCATTATGGGTTTTTGGCGCGGTACAAATGCTGGCCATTTTGGGCTTTGCATGGCTGGCAGACGCTGCAAGCAACCCCGCGGCATTCAGTGCCACCCTTGAGTTGGATATATTTGGCACCAGTTTCAGCCTTCAAGAGCGATTGCTATGGCTTGGCATGGTCATCGGTGTAGAAGCGCTGGGAGTAGGGCTGGGCACCGCTGCATTTGTTGCCTACATTGCCAAAACCACTCATCCACTTTACACCGCCACCCAGTTTGCGCTGTTTACCAGTTTGGCCGCAGTGCCGCGTACATTTGCCAATGCAGCAACCGGCTATATGGTGGAAAGCATGGGCTGGCGCGACTTTTTCATACTCTGCTTTATCATCGCCATCCCCGGCATGCTGTTACTGCTAAAAATTGCGCCCTGGCATGAAACCGCAAAAGAACTGCAAGCCGACGCATAGGTTTTTAAGCATAGTCTATGATTAAAGGCGCATGATCACTAAAGCGCTCATCTTTATATACGCTGGTTGATACCGCTTTGGCAGCGAAAGCTGGTGTCGCAATCTGGTAATCAATACGCCAACCTACATTATTAGCCCATGCCTGACCGCGATTACTCCACCATGTGTAACAGGCATCTGTCGTATCCGGATACAAGGTGCGATAAACATCTACCCAACCCATGTCGTCAAACAACTGAGTCAACCATGCGCGCTCTTCAGGCAGAAAACCTGAGTTCTTGCGGTTACCTTTCCAGTTTTTCAGATCAGCCTCTTTGTGTGCAATATTCCAGTCACCGCAAATCACTACATCACGCCCACTTTGTACCAACGCATGTAGTTGTGGCATAAAGCGCTCCATCACGCTGAACTTGAATGCCTGACGCTCTTCACCGCTAGAGCCTGAGGGCAAGTACAGTGACACCACACTCAGATTGCCAAACCTGGCTTCCAGATAACGCCCCTCACTATCAATATCTTCTATACCTAAGCCTTCAATCACACTGTCAGCTTTAGTTTTTGAGTAGATGCCAACGCCGCTATAGCCTTTTTTTTCCGCATAATGGAAATAGCCATAATAACCTTCCGGATTCAGCATTTGCTCCGTCATATCGCCAGCTTGCGCCTTGAGTTCCTGCATGCAGATCACGTCCGCATCTTGGTTTTTTAACCACGCATACAAACCTTTGTTGGTTGCAGAACGGATGCCATTTAAATTTAACGATATAATCTTCAAAACTTTATTCCAAATAATTAACAGAAACTATCATGACCCAACCACTCGATCAATTCAGGCAAGATTTTATCGCATTTGCAATCCAAAAAGAGGTTTTAAAATTCGGTGAATTTAAAACCAAAGCCGGCAGATTAAGCCCTTACTTTTTCAACGCCGGCTTGTTTAACGATGGCGAAAGCCTGATGAAACTGGGTGAGTTCTACGCGCAAGCAATTAAAAACTCAGGTATTGCGTTCGACATGTTATTTGGCCCAGCTTACAAAGGCATTACGTTAGCGGCAAGTATTGCCATTGCACTTGCCAAAGATGGTCACAATGTACCCTATGCCTACAACCGCAAAGAGGCAAAAGACCACGGAGAAGGCGGCGTGATTGTAGGCAGCCCACTCAAGGGGCGAGTTCTCATCATCGACGATGTGATTTCAGCAGGCACCTCAGTGCGTGAATCTGTTGAATTGATCAATGCCAGCGGCGCCACCGCTTGTGGTGTAGCGATTGCTATCGACCGGCAAGAGAAAGGTTTGGGCGAGCTTTCAGCAGTGCAGGAAGTGATTAATAGCAACAAAATACCGGTATGTGCCATTGCTAATTTAAACGATTTGTTGGCCTATTTAAACGATAAAACCGAGATGGCGCAGAACTTGCATGCGGTCGAGGCATATCGACAAAAATATGGCGTGATTTAATTTAAGGCTTGGTCAATCAAGGTTAAGTCGAGCAAGATTTAGTAAACTAAGCTCAATTAAACCAGACTTAAATGTGGCCGCGAAAGGTGATTGCAAACAAAATGCAGAAATTGTTAAGACAGCAACCTAAAACACAACAACCCAGCCAAGCGGCCACACTACCTATCCAAAAGTTTGTAATGTACAGTGTTTACGCACTGGGCTTACTGCTATGCACAGCACAATACGCAAAGGCAGAAGGTAGCGGCAAGATTCTGAAATGGAAGGACGAAAATGGCGTCACCCACTATGGTGACAACATGCCTAGCCAATACAACAACCGGGAAAACTCGCAGATTAACCGTCAAGGCATCACAGTTAAACACAACGTGCCGAACAAAGGCAATGCTGATGAACTTAGCAAACTAGAGCAAGCCAAAACCGAGCAAGCCAAGAAAGACAAAGCACTGCTAGGCGCATTTACCAATGTGGGTGAGATTGATTTAGCCTTAGAGCGCAATATTCAACTGGATAAAATTGCCTTAGATAACCTAAAGCAAGAGCGAGCCACGCATCAAAAGAGCTTGGATAGCAAAAAAGCCACGGCAGCGACCTTGGAGCAAAAAAAGAAAACAGTGCCTAAAGATCTGAAAGCTGACATTGCCGATGAGCAGACACAAATCAGCCGCTTGGATAAAAACATCGAAGATAAAAATGCTGCCATTAGCGAGACACGCAAGCGATTTGAGGAGGACAAGAAGCGCTATACCTTGCTAAAAAGTGAGCCCGCAGGGCAAGCGCAGTAAATGCGCTGCGAAATCAGTAAGCACTTTCGCAAGCAACTAGCCAAACTGTTACCAAAGCTAGCCTAAACAATTAGTTCAAATAACTAACGCGGTTACGCCGTGTATGTCCTATAAACAAAAAATCCTGCGGTAGTTAACCGCAGGATTTTTTTATTGCCAGTACCGCAAATCAAGCCTAACTAAGCACCTAGCTTGCGCTTCAATACCTCATTTACCTGTGCCGGGTTGGCTTTGCCTTTAGAAGCCTTCATCGCTTGGCCGACTAAAGCATTAAATGCCTTTTCTTTGCCTGCCTTGAACTCTTCTACCATAGCCGCATTGGCCGCTAACACTTCGTCGATAATGGCCTCAATCGCACCAGTATCCGAAACTTGCTTGAGGCCTTTGGCTTCGATAATGGCATCCACTTCACCCTCACCATTCCACATGGCTTCAAACACTTGTTTAGCCGCGTTATTAGAAATAGTGTTATCCGTGATGCGTTTAATCAGCGCCGCCAAGCTCTCCGCACCCACAGGTGATGCTGCCAAGGATTTTTCTTCTGCATTCAACTTAGCAGAAATCGCACCCATCACCCAGTTAGCGGCTGGTTTGGCTTCGGCACCGGCATTCACTACCGCCACGAAGTAATCCGCTAGTGCGCGGTCTGCCGTGAGTGTAGCCGCATCGTAGCTAGTTAAGCCAAACTGACTTTCAAATCTGGCCTTCATCGCCTCTGGCAGCTCTGGCATTTCTGCCTGTATGCGTGCCTTATCTGCTTCGGTAATTTCTAATGGTAATAAATCAGGATCCGGGAAGTAGCGATAGTCATTCGCTTCTTCTTTGCTACGCATGGCGCGCGTTTCACCGGTATCCGGGTTAAACAGTACAGTAGCCTGCTGAATGGTGCCGCCATCTTCCAGCGTTTCAATCTGCCAGCGCGTTTCATACTCAATCGCCTGCTGCATGAACTTGAATGAGTTCAGATTTTTAATTTCACGGCGCGTGCCCAACTTTTCAGTGCCTTTTGGGCGCACAGAAACGTTCACATCGCATCTGAAGCTGCCTTCCTGCATATTGCCGTCGCAAATACCTATCCATTGCACCAACTCATGCAGTTTTTTGGCATAAGCTACCGCTTCTGCTGCCGAGCGCATATCAGGCTCGGTCACAATTTCCAGCAAAGGTGTACCAGCACGGTTTAAGTCGATACCGCTCATGCCCTCTACCGCGCCATGCACAGATTTACCCGCATCTTCTTCCAAATGTGCACGCGTGATATTAATTGCCTTTTCATAAGCAGCGTTTTTGCCTACTGCCGGCACTTGTATGGTGACCGCGCCTTTACCCACCACCGGTAACTCATACTGGCTGATTTGGTAACCTTTAGGTAAATCCGGGTAGAAGTAGTTTTTACGCGCAAATACAGAACGCGGTGCGATGTCAGCATGTATTGCCAGACCGAACTTAATCGCACAATTCACTGCTTCTTTATTCAATACTGGCAACACACCAGGCAAGGCAATGCTCACTTCACACGCCTGTGTGTTAGGCTCGGCGCCATAAGTGGTGGAAGCACCTGAGAAAATTTTAGTATTTGTTTTTAACTGGGTATGTGTTTCTAACCCAATAACGACTTCCCATTCCATTACTTAGACCCTTCCAATACATCAAGCTCCGGCATAGCCGCATGCCAATCTGTCACTTGCTGATACTGATGCGCCACGTTTAACATACGTGCCTCATCAAAATAATTACCGATAATCTGCAAACCTACAGGCAAGGCTTTACCATCAGCACTAGTGCTGAAACCAGCCGGCACACTCATACCTGGCAAGCCTGCTAAGTTGGTGGAAATGGTGTAAATATCTTGCAGATACATCGCCACAGGGTCATCTACCTTCTCACCTGCTTTAAATGCAGTGGATGGTGCCGCTGGCCCCATAATCACATCACATTTTTTGAAAGCTTCCTCGAAGTCTTGTGCGATTAAACGACGAATCTGCTGCGCTTTCAGGTAATACGCATCGTAGTAGCCTGCGCTCAACACATAGGTACCGATTAAGATACGACGCTTGACCTCAGCACCAAAACCTTCAGCACGGCTCTTACAGTACATATCCATCAAATCGGTATATTCAGAAGCACGGTGCCCATAACGCACACCATCGTAGCGAGATAAGTTACTAGACGCCTCAGCCGGTGCCAATACGTAGTAAACCGGAATAGATAAGCCAGTATTCGGCAGTGAAATCTCTACAATTTCAGCGCCTAGTTTTTTATACTCGGCAATGGCATCTTCAATTACCTTACCCACGCCCGCATCCAAACCTTCGGCAAAGAACTCTTTCGGCAAGCCGATACGTAAACCTTGCAAAGGCTTATTCAAATCACGCGTGTAATCTTCTTTTTCGCGATTCAAGCTGGTGGAATCGCGCTCGTCAAAGCCTGCCATCACGTTCATCATCAATGCGCAGTCTTCAGCAGACTTCGCCATCGGCCCAGCTTGGTCCAGGCTGGAAGCAAAAGCAATCATGCCGTAACGTGATACCACGCCGTAAGTTGGTTTTAAACCGGTAAAGCCACACAGTGAGGCTGGTTGACGAATTGAACCACCAGTATCGGTACCGGTAGCCGCCGCACATAAGCGTGCCGCTACTGCCGCCGCACTGCCGCCGCTACTGCCGCCAGGCACACGGCTGAAATCCCAAGGGTTTTTTACGCCGCCAAAGTAGCTGGTTTCATTGGATGAACCCATCGCGAACTCGTCCATATTGGTTTTACCCAAGTTCACCGCACCCGCTTGGTCAAACTGCGTAATCACATGTGCGTCATAAGGCGCGATAAAGTTTTCCAGCATTTTTGAGCCGCACGTGGTTTTCCAGCCTACCGCACAAAAAATATCTTTTTGTGCAATCGGGATACCAGTCAACGGTGTTGCGTTGCCAGCGGCAATGCGCACATCCGCCGCCTTCGCCTGCGCTAGGGTTTTATCCTGGTCTAAAGCAATATAGGCATTGATGGCTGGATTCAGTGCGTCAATGCGGTTTAAAAAAGTTTGCGTCAGCTCTACGCTAGAAATTTCTTTATTAGCCAACATTTGGGCTAATGTTTTTAAGCTACTGTTGATCATGATTGCGATTACTCGATTACTTTAGGTACAAGATACAGG includes:
- the prmC gene encoding peptide chain release factor N(5)-glutamine methyltransferase, producing the protein MTQSVRSTWLVAQQRLIQHLALEANDAKFEAQLLLQSALKVKRSWLLAHEQDVLPASVSADFETLLTRRLAGEPVAYILGYREFYGLNLKVSPDTLIPRPDTETLVEAALAKIPTDTDYTILDLGTGTGAVALAIAQHRPHTQVTAVDASQGALHIAEHNAQQLGLTQVRFSLSHWFSAVESERFNLIISNPPYIEQHDPHLGQGDLRFEPISALASGVDGLDDIREIIAHSLIHLQPQGWLMLEHGYNQAHLVADLMAESGLVDIETIKDLGANDRVTIGKNPLIVSTHWD
- a CDS encoding BLUF domain-containing protein, with protein sequence MTDRLILLAYTSVATHPMTHDELLSLLDSARNCNQRHGITGMLLYMDDCFFQVLEGEELTVDALYEKICLDKRNHHVVKLIREPITQRSFTEWTMSYEHVTREEMASFTGLTDYLDQDHPGFNGMAAGRARQLIEAFKNGAWHRHDLTQQKFIHIGI
- the metX gene encoding homoserine O-succinyltransferase MetX, whose amino-acid sequence is MSENNSIGIVAPQTAHFSEPLTLKSGAVLAQFNLVYETYGTLNADKSNAVLICHALSGTHHVAGKYSEQDKYPGWWDNLVGPGKPLDTNKFFVIGVNNLGGCHGSSGPVSINPATDKPWGSAFPIVTVEDWVNSQARLLDQLGITQLAAVIGGSLGGMQALQWTIAYPDRVRHALVIASAPNLTAQNIAFNEVARQAIITDPEFHGGDYYEHGVVPRRGLRIARMLGHITYLSDDAMGEKFGRKLKDDIKYGFNVEFEMESYLRYQGDKFAGEFDANTYLRMTRALDYYDPALAYGGDLSKALSQTQAKFLVLSFTSDWRFSPARSREIVKALLDNESTVSYAEVTAAHGHDAFLMPDKHYHAILRTYLSNIEVGGNHAK
- the metW gene encoding methionine biosynthesis protein MetW, coding for MQNNVNITKNVTEYRQDFAIIANWVKFGTKVLDLGCGDGELLQFLRSSLEIKGYGVEKDDTNLIACVKNGINVIQMDLEDGLSGFEDQSFNTVILSQTLQAMHNTEEIVLEMLRVGKEIIVTFPNFGYWRNRMQITAGRMPVSKALPYQWYDTPNVHLCTINDFDYFCQQHGIEILERRVITDGKEVNFMPNLLGSLAMYRLKSK
- a CDS encoding AmpG family muropeptide MFS transporter produces the protein MSLQNAAQPTIRQSLMSKKMLICVFTGFSSGLPLFILISLLPAWLRSEGVDLKSIGLFALISLPFTWKFLWAPLFDRFTPPLGRRRGWLVVWQVLLLLSIPAFGAFSPKFDIWSIAYLATVVAFFSACQDIVLDAYRRELLIDAELGLGNAVHVNAYKIAGLVPGSLSLILADHMPWSSVFTITALFMLPGLVMTLLVSEPALKYGAPKTLRAAIVEPFKEFIQRNGLKSALFILAFIFLYKLGDSMTTALATPFYLDMGYSKTEIGLIAKNAGLWPSVLGGLIGGLWMIRLGINKSLWVFGAVQMLAILGFAWLADAASNPAAFSATLELDIFGTSFSLQERLLWLGMVIGVEALGVGLGTAAFVAYIAKTTHPLYTATQFALFTSLAAVPRTFANAATGYMVESMGWRDFFILCFIIAIPGMLLLLKIAPWHETAKELQADA
- a CDS encoding exodeoxyribonuclease III, which encodes MKIISLNLNGIRSATNKGLYAWLKNQDADVICMQELKAQAGDMTEQMLNPEGYYGYFHYAEKKGYSGVGIYSKTKADSVIEGLGIEDIDSEGRYLEARFGNLSVVSLYLPSGSSGEERQAFKFSVMERFMPQLHALVQSGRDVVICGDWNIAHKEADLKNWKGNRKNSGFLPEERAWLTQLFDDMGWVDVYRTLYPDTTDACYTWWSNRGQAWANNVGWRIDYQIATPAFAAKAVSTSVYKDERFSDHAPLIIDYA
- the pyrE gene encoding orotate phosphoribosyltransferase, with the protein product MTQPLDQFRQDFIAFAIQKEVLKFGEFKTKAGRLSPYFFNAGLFNDGESLMKLGEFYAQAIKNSGIAFDMLFGPAYKGITLAASIAIALAKDGHNVPYAYNRKEAKDHGEGGVIVGSPLKGRVLIIDDVISAGTSVRESVELINASGATACGVAIAIDRQEKGLGELSAVQEVINSNKIPVCAIANLNDLLAYLNDKTEMAQNLHAVEAYRQKYGVI
- a CDS encoding DUF4124 domain-containing protein; the protein is MQKLLRQQPKTQQPSQAATLPIQKFVMYSVYALGLLLCTAQYAKAEGSGKILKWKDENGVTHYGDNMPSQYNNRENSQINRQGITVKHNVPNKGNADELSKLEQAKTEQAKKDKALLGAFTNVGEIDLALERNIQLDKIALDNLKQERATHQKSLDSKKATAATLEQKKKTVPKDLKADIADEQTQISRLDKNIEDKNAAISETRKRFEEDKKRYTLLKSEPAGQAQ
- the gatB gene encoding Asp-tRNA(Asn)/Glu-tRNA(Gln) amidotransferase subunit GatB; the encoded protein is MEWEVVIGLETHTQLKTNTKIFSGASTTYGAEPNTQACEVSIALPGVLPVLNKEAVNCAIKFGLAIHADIAPRSVFARKNYFYPDLPKGYQISQYELPVVGKGAVTIQVPAVGKNAAYEKAINITRAHLEEDAGKSVHGAVEGMSGIDLNRAGTPLLEIVTEPDMRSAAEAVAYAKKLHELVQWIGICDGNMQEGSFRCDVNVSVRPKGTEKLGTRREIKNLNSFKFMQQAIEYETRWQIETLEDGGTIQQATVLFNPDTGETRAMRSKEEANDYRYFPDPDLLPLEITEADKARIQAEMPELPEAMKARFESQFGLTSYDAATLTADRALADYFVAVVNAGAEAKPAANWVMGAISAKLNAEEKSLAASPVGAESLAALIKRITDNTISNNAAKQVFEAMWNGEGEVDAIIEAKGLKQVSDTGAIEAIIDEVLAANAAMVEEFKAGKEKAFNALVGQAMKASKGKANPAQVNEVLKRKLGA
- the gatA gene encoding Asp-tRNA(Asn)/Glu-tRNA(Gln) amidotransferase subunit GatA, whose translation is MINSSLKTLAQMLANKEISSVELTQTFLNRIDALNPAINAYIALDQDKTLAQAKAADVRIAAGNATPLTGIPIAQKDIFCAVGWKTTCGSKMLENFIAPYDAHVITQFDQAGAVNLGKTNMDEFAMGSSNETSYFGGVKNPWDFSRVPGGSSGGSAAAVAARLCAAATGTDTGGSIRQPASLCGFTGLKPTYGVVSRYGMIAFASSLDQAGPMAKSAEDCALMMNVMAGFDERDSTSLNREKEDYTRDLNKPLQGLRIGLPKEFFAEGLDAGVGKVIEDAIAEYKKLGAEIVEISLPNTGLSIPVYYVLAPAEASSNLSRYDGVRYGHRASEYTDLMDMYCKSRAEGFGAEVKRRILIGTYVLSAGYYDAYYLKAQQIRRLIAQDFEEAFKKCDVIMGPAAPSTAFKAGEKVDDPVAMYLQDIYTISTNLAGLPGMSVPAGFSTSADGKALPVGLQIIGNYFDEARMLNVAHQYQQVTDWHAAMPELDVLEGSK